From one Triticum urartu cultivar G1812 chromosome 3, Tu2.1, whole genome shotgun sequence genomic stretch:
- the LOC125544563 gene encoding 30S ribosomal protein S20, chloroplastic isoform X2 has translation MATATSPLLSLSSLSASLPSPSRAPASLSLRAVAPQARLSTSYAAFPIGGFGASASTGRLRRRGLQVVCAAEPPKTGRQPDSVKKRERQNDRHRIRNHARKAEMRTRMKKVFRALEKLRKKADAQPEEIIEIEKMISEAYKAIDKTVKVGAMHRNTGDHRKSRLARRKKAIEIIRGWYVPNAEPAAAA, from the exons ATGGCCACCGCCACCTCCCCGCTCCTCTCCCTCTCTTCCCTCTCG GCCTCCCTCCCCTCCCCTTCCCGGGCacccgcctccctctccctccgcgCCGTCGCCCCACAGGCCCGCCTGTCGACCTCCTACGCCGCCTTCCCCATCG GTGGGTTTGGAGCCTCGGCGTCGACGGGaaggttgaggaggagggggcTCCAGGTGGTGTGCGCCGCCGAGCCGCCCAAGACTGGAAGACAGCCAGACTCGGTGAAGAAGAGGGAGCGTCAGAATGACAGACACCGCATCCGCAACCATGCCCGCAAGGCCGAGATGCGCACCCGGATGAAGAAG GTTTTCAGAGCCCTTGAAAAGCTTAGGAAGAAAGCCGATGCCCAACCTGAAGAAATCATTGAAATAGAGAAAATGATCTCCGAGGCATACAAAGCCATCGACAAGACAGTGAAGGTTGGCGCCATGCACAGGAATACTGGAGATCATCGCAAGTCCAGGCttgcaaggaggaagaaggccaTTGAGATAATCCGTGGTTGGTATGTTCCGAATGCTGAACCTGCTGCAGCTGCCTAG
- the LOC125544563 gene encoding 30S ribosomal protein S20, chloroplastic isoform X1 — MATATSPLLSLSSLSASLPSPSRAPASLPSPSRAPASLPSPSRAPASLSLRAVAPQARLSTSYAAFPIGGFGASASTGRLRRRGLQVVCAAEPPKTGRQPDSVKKRERQNDRHRIRNHARKAEMRTRMKKVFRALEKLRKKADAQPEEIIEIEKMISEAYKAIDKTVKVGAMHRNTGDHRKSRLARRKKAIEIIRGWYVPNAEPAAAA; from the exons ATGGCCACCGCCACCTCCCCGCTCCTCTCCCTCTCTTCCCTCTCGGCCTCCCTCCCCTCCCCTTCCCGGGCACCCGCCTCCCTCCCCTCCCCTTCCCGGGCACCCGCCTCCCTCCCCTCCCCTTCCCGGGCacccgcctccctctccctccgcgCCGTCGCCCCACAGGCCCGCCTGTCGACCTCCTACGCCGCCTTCCCCATCG GTGGGTTTGGAGCCTCGGCGTCGACGGGaaggttgaggaggagggggcTCCAGGTGGTGTGCGCCGCCGAGCCGCCCAAGACTGGAAGACAGCCAGACTCGGTGAAGAAGAGGGAGCGTCAGAATGACAGACACCGCATCCGCAACCATGCCCGCAAGGCCGAGATGCGCACCCGGATGAAGAAG GTTTTCAGAGCCCTTGAAAAGCTTAGGAAGAAAGCCGATGCCCAACCTGAAGAAATCATTGAAATAGAGAAAATGATCTCCGAGGCATACAAAGCCATCGACAAGACAGTGAAGGTTGGCGCCATGCACAGGAATACTGGAGATCATCGCAAGTCCAGGCttgcaaggaggaagaaggccaTTGAGATAATCCGTGGTTGGTATGTTCCGAATGCTGAACCTGCTGCAGCTGCCTAG